The Magnolia sinica isolate HGM2019 chromosome 3, MsV1, whole genome shotgun sequence genome includes the window CTAATAGTCAGCTCGtaataatgaatgacccacatccaaagtgggccccatatgatggatggcacccatcaaaggtgaggcccacataatgaacagtccacatcaaaagtcggcccccacatgatggatgagggAGACTAAACAGACTTGGGAATAAATACTTATGATGTTGAAAACCAAACAtgcatttttttgtttttgactTATAAGTATGTTATTTACCAAACAAACTTATCTACTAATAAGTAGAAATTGGAATAGGCAACTTgtagcataagtagcttatctaaagtaacttacaatccaaacgccccctCAACTTCTGCCAAGAAAAATATGAGGTCATATTTcaactaaatcatgaaataggatTTAAAAAGCTGAGCTTGGATGGTTGGAGACAAAAGTTAAATGAACAAATCAAGAAACTCCTTTCAAATAATGGAATAATCACAATTTCATTTCCGATCATCCCATCGCTTTGAAAGCCACCAATCAAATGGATAGGATTGTTTAGTAATTTATCTTTTGAAACATAAACCATCCATGTCAGGTCCactagatgaatggacctaattGATATATCAAACTACTATATTCCACTTCTTCTAGCTCTACCTTACCATCACCCTTtgttgatagagagagagagagtctgaaGGGATGTTTTATGGCAAGtgtgtgtgagatccaggccattcttCAGTTGGGTCACCATGTCCAAAGGTCATGCTGgttcactcatcatgtgggccacacatggaggAAAAGATGACCAACAGTCCATATTCAAAACTTACAGGAATGGCACATTTGAGAAGTGGACCTTAGTGAATATCAGGCACGGTACATGTTCATAATCTGCCTTTTCAAATCTATCAGCACAGATGATTACACACATTTCTCTCATTACACTACATTGGTGATGACAAACTGCAATCTTCCACCAAGGAAGCTGATCCAATGCCTCCATATCTATGAATGATATTGGAACCATTCATTTAGGTAAAATAGCAAATGGGTCACAGAGAAAAATCACATtgtttggatgatcctaaccctttaattGCTGGTATACAAATTAAAGGGTGCAAACTGGTTGGTTTGATGGGAGTTTAAAATCCAGACCTTCAATTTCAGACCCAGATTGAAACCCAAACCTGGCTTGGTCCAATTAAAATAAGCAAGGTGACCCATTTAATTATTAGGTCTAGATTTCTGCCCTAGAAATTGAACAGTTTATGTTTGGGTCAGGTCTAAAGTTAAAATAAGCTGGGCATAGACATGAAAAGGGAAGGAGGGTCTGTGTTGGGTTTTAGCCTAATCATTAATTTCCTATCCAACATAAGACTTCCTGTTAAGAATCCCATTACATGCTTTCATTTGATAGGTTTAATTGcctaattaaaagaataaaaaagggtCGGGTTTTGAGTCAGATTTGAGCCTGACTGTTCTTTGTGCAGCTTATATCCCACACATTTGAAAGTTAGGCTTGATAGAGCAGTACCCAACCCATTTCAAggggggaaaaagaagaaaaaaacccaAACGGTCCAAATTCAGATCGAAGCACAtatagggcccgtttggatgcacttcctaaaaaagggtttcaagacTACTTTTTTGGTAAGACGGCACAAAAAACAATCTCGGCATTTTAGCACCTATTTTATCAAGCAGGAGATGAGATGGGGTCTGTGAAGTGCATCAAAACCAAAACATCAATTACTGTTTGGTATCAAAATGGTATTTAGGCCTCAAACGCCCCTTCGGAAGGTGTTTCCAAATGGGCCCTCATTTCGGGGTCTGGAGATAATCACCCAGTTGCACCATAATACTAGAAGGCAATTAAACAGCAATGGTTGACATACATTGTTAAAAGGTCCATCTATTAAATGGCTAATCCAGCCAAACTTTGATGGGTGGCCCATAGCCTAAAGAATGCTACGACTACAGTATACCATATGAGGTATGGGAATCCCGACGCCTCCGGATTCATTTGATCTCTTCCCCCTTTAAAAGGAATGAAATACATAAGCTAATAAAGAAACCCAACCTTTCACTCAGCTCCATCTTTGAGGAAATGATGACACAGTTGTATACTGAGAAATGAAATGCAGATTGCAGATTGCAGATTGCCACCCATTCAAGCAAGGTTAGGCTACCTGATTAGAACTTATTCTGGTCACGGCCGGTGGGGCCCGCCAGGGAGAAAAAAAACCAAGGCAAATATTTCAAATAAGATATGAGAATGAAAACTGAAATGAAGAGGAATGCCCTTGAGTTCATCCCCCAGGAGCCGTGCTGTTTGAAACCGTCTGTAGAAACATTGCCTTGGCCACCGGGTCCGTTGAAAACTGACCCAATACAGCGATCGTGGCCGTGCTGCTTCCCACCTTCTCAATCCCTCTCGAGATCATGCAGATGTGGTTGGCTTCCACCACCACCATTACGCCATCTCCGCCCACAATAGAAGAAACCGTTTCTGCAATCTGCCGGGTGAGCCTCTCTTGCACTTGGAGCTTGCAGCCATGGAAATGTGCTATCGATTGCAAGATGGGCCGCTCAACAACTTCAGATTCTTCAGCATGGAAGTAGCCTATATGCACCACACCATGGAATGGCAGAAGGTGATGCTCGCACTGCGACCAGAACGGGAGGTTCAGCTCCGATTGGACTGCATTTCGATCACAGCCAACATGACCTGTTCTGTTATGCAGATTGAGATTTTGTGGGGCCATTCGGCAGAAACTGAAGCCGTTCAGCTTCATCTCCATGTTGGATCTCTTGAAGTTCATCAGCCACTGCACGAAGCGATGAGGGGTGCCCACGAGCTCTTTCCTTGAAGGGTCTTCACCCAACGAGTGGAGTATCGAAGCTACTGCAGTGATCATGGCAGGATGGGCTGATCCTTGTTTGGCAGAAATCCTACCGTTCGATTGGTTCCTCACGGAATGCCCGTTGCACGTCGGCACCTCCTGATGCCTAGATGGGCACCAACATTGGCTGACAGATGATTGTGTCGGGTCCAGCTCCATGTTTACACCTCTGAACTTGAGAAGAGCTGAGAAGTCGCCCCAAGAATCACTGTTTTCATGTTCAAAAACTCCAGAACGGGAAAATACGGAAACCTGGGCCCATCCTTGCATGTCCCTTTTTGTCGGGTGGCTCAGGTTCGTACTGCTCCTTTCTGCCAATGGGAACTGGATGTGCCAACATCTTAGGGTCACAGCGACACCAGCTGGCTTGATGCTGTCGTGCAAAGCCGCACACACTTCATCCGCGAGTCT containing:
- the LOC131239603 gene encoding GTP cyclohydrolase 1 translates to MGALDEGHLDEELEYGVKLGFVELGSDNELETAAIEDAVKVLLQGLGEDSSREGLRKTPLRVAKALREGTKGYRQEVNDIVRGALFPEAGLDGAVGHAGGAGGLVVVRDIDLFSYCESCLLPFKVQCHVGYVPSGQRVVGLSKLSRVADVFAKRLQEPQRLADEVCAALHDSIKPAGVAVTLRCWHIQFPLAERSSTNLSHPTKRDMQGWAQVSVFSRSGVFEHENSDSWGDFSALLKFRGVNMELDPTQSSVSQCWCPSRHQEVPTCNGHSVRNQSNGRISAKQGSAHPAMITAVASILHSLGEDPSRKELVGTPHRFVQWLMNFKRSNMEMKLNGFSFCRMAPQNLNLHNRTGHVGCDRNAVQSELNLPFWSQCEHHLLPFHGVVHIGYFHAEESEVVERPILQSIAHFHGCKLQVQERLTRQIAETVSSIVGGDGVMVVVEANHICMISRGIEKVGSSTATIAVLGQFSTDPVAKAMFLQTVSNSTAPGG